The genomic interval AGAATTTGTAATTGTTCCCAATGCCACAAAAATGGCTACTTTGGGGATTACTCCCAATACCATTATTACGGTATTCAACAACAATAACTATGTATTGTCCAATGGTTCCGTTGAAAATTATGATAGATTGTACTTATCGTTAACGGATACTAGGATTTTAGATTTCGACCAACTTGAAAATACGGTAATCAAGAATGACGGAACAAGACTCATTAAATTAAAAGATATTGCTAAAGTTGAAGTAAAAGAACAAGTCGAATTTGTGGTGGTCAATGCCAATGGACATGATGCAGTAATAATCGATTTAATAAAACAACCGGGAGTTAATTTAATTGACTTTGCTAATGATTGTCAAAGTAAGGCGGCTGAAATACAAAAACAATTACCCGAAGGGATGGTACTAAAACCATACTATGACCAGTCCAATTTTGTTGGAGAAAGTGTTCATAGTGTAATCAAAACTATTTATGAAGGATTGTTTTTGGCTATTATTGTTATGATTTTCTTCTTGAAGTCTTGGAGAGCTAGTTTGGTCGTGATGATTACTATTCCGGTTACCTTAGCCTTTACCATCCTAGTACTATACTTGTCTGGGATTTCGATAAATATCATGTCATTGGGAGCCATCGCAGCTTCGATAGGTTTGATAATAGATGATGCCATTGTGATCATTGAACAAATTTACCGCAAACACGAAGAAGACCCCGATAAGGACCGTTATGATGTTGTAAAAGAAGCCATTCATGACCTGTTTCCTGCTATGATTGGATCTTCATTGGCAACGATTGTGATTCATTTTCCTTTTCGAATGATGAGTGGACTGGCGGGTAGTTTCTTCAAAGAGCTTTCAGATACCATGCAACTAACCATGGTTACCTCCTTTTTGGTGACTTGGTTGTTGTTGCCTGTGATTCACATTCTTATAGGGTTTAAACAACCCAAAAAATCACATCTGGTTAAAGAGGAAGATTCAAAGCAAAAGCTACGTTGGCTTACCTGGTTTTTTGACAAACCTATTTTTTCTTTCTCATTGATTTTCTTTTTCATTGTAGCAGCTTGGGTCAGTTTTAGCAAATTAGAAACCGGTTTTCTACCCGATTTGGACGAAGGAACAATTGTGCTAGATTATTTCATGCCCGAGGGAACATCGCTAAAAGAAACGGATAGGGTACTCAATGAAGTCGAGAAAACAATTATAGCACATCCAGACGTAGAAACCTACAGCCGTAGAACTGGTATCCGAATGTCCTTTAGTACTGTCCCGCAAAATTTTGGAGATTATTCGATACAACTTAAAAACAATAGAAGTAAAACTACTGTTGATGTGATTGATGATTTACGAAAAGCGATTGCTGCCAAACAACCCGTACTACACATTGGATTTGGACAACGAATTGCCGATTTACTAGGCGATTTAATGTCTACTCCATCTCCAATTGAAGTAAAATTTTTTGGTGATAATTACGAACAGTTGCAACATATTTCCAAACAAGCCGAAGAAATAATAGGCACTATTTCTGGTGTAGCTGATATTGATAATGGAATGCGACTTGCAGGTCCTTCTTTGATTTTTATGCCCAATCAAGAAGTCTTAACGCAATATAAAATTTCCTTGCTTGATTTTCAAACCCAATTGTCCGCTTATACGGGTGGCGTTACCTTGGGTAGTAATGCCAACCAGCCTGTTCCTTCGCCTGCGCAAGCCGCTATGACTGCTGGAATTCAAGTGGGTCAAATTCAAGAAGGAGAACAAATGCGAAGAATCATCATGCGCTATGCTGACATGAACGCAAATAACCTTGAGAAAATAAAACAGCAACTGATTTTCTTGCCCGATGGCACGACAAGACCTTTGACTTTCTTTTGTGATGTCAAAGTGGTAAAAGGAGAAAACGAACAGCGCAGAGAAAATTTAAAATCATGTGTTGTCTTAACTGCCCGTTTGGACAATCGTGATTTGGGTAGTGCTATTGCTGAAATACAACAAAAACTCAATACACAATTATCTTTACCCAAAGGCTATTCGATTGCTTACGGTGGTGCTTATGCAGAACAACAGCAATCATTTAAGGAGCTGATGTTAATACTTTTTCTGGCTTCACTATTAGTCTTTGGTGTGTTTTTGTTTTTGTTCAAAGAATGGTTGCTGTCCGTACTACTATTGTTTATTTCGGTAATGGGTATCTGTGGTTGTATTATTGCTTTATATCTGACGAATATTCCGCTGAATGTAAGTAGTTATACCGGAATAATTATGATTGTAGGGATTCTTGCCGAGAATGCCATTTTTACGGTAGCCCAATTTCGATTCAATATGGAACAGAACAATAATAATATTGATCAATCTATCAATTATGCGATTGCTTTGCGAATTCGCCCAAAATTAATGACAGCCATTGGAGCAATTTTAGCGCTTACGCCATTGGCCTTAGGATTGGGTATAGGTGCGCAAATGCAACAACCTCTTGCAATTGCTGTAATTGGTGGCTTTGTGGTCGGTTTGCCAATGTTACTATTGGTTTTCCCTAGTTTAATGCGACTGTTGTATAGAAGACAACTTGTACTAATTCATTAACGAAACCAAAATAATTTAGTACCTAAGTATCATTTATTTTGAACTAAAAAGCAAAAAAAGAACCATTCATAAATTAAGGTAATTTATGAATGGTTCTTTTTAATTTAAAAAAATATACTAATTCAATATAAACTTTCTGATTACTTCAGCGACACCATGGTCATTGTTTGAAGCTACAATTACATTCGCACGGTCACGTAATTCGGGAGTAACATTATCTACCCAAACACCTAAACCTGCATATTCTACCATCGTCAAATCATTGCCTGCATTACCTACGGCTATAATTTCACTTTGCTGAATATTCAATTTTTCTGCCAGTATTTTGATACTATACGCTTTATCAATTCCGGTTTGAGCAACTTCTAGAAAAAAAGGTTTTGACATGCAAATACTCAAATGTGGCATCGTGGATTTCAAATCTTTCTCAACCTCTTTTAAATACGAAGGTTCTTCTAGCAAAATACATTTGATTGCTGATTTATAAACCGAAGCTTTAAAATCAGTAACTAAATTATGTTGCAGTCCTGTAATATTCAACTCTACATCGATATATTCAGAATGCGTTTCACTTACTACTTTTCCGTCTAAATAAGTAATGATATGTGTTTTACTTTTTTGGCTGTAATCGTATAAAGTATGAATTTGTTCTTGCGTTAAGGTTTGTTCAAAAATGACTTCGTCGCTACTTAAATCCGTTATAACCGCTCCGTTATATGAAATCATATAGGAAGTATGCATGTTAAGTTCCTTAGCATATTCAATCATTGCAGGTGTTGGTCGTCCCGAAGCCAAAACCACATGTACTCCCAGCTCTTGAGCCTTGGTAATCATTTCTTTATTTTCAATTGAAATAATATGGTCATCATTCAACAAGGTGTCATCCATGTCAAGGACCAGCATTTTGTATTTCATATTTTATGCTATTTCCGCCATTAGCGTGTTTATTATTTTTTTCAGAAGTCATCTCGACTCCGCTCAATCTAGCAAACGTAATTACAATTGATGCTACTAAATACTTAATCGAAACTCCTCAATTACCGGACTAACTTTACCATATTCCGTTTCTTGAACAAATAATTCAACCGCTTGGCCGTAGCTTCCAAAACCTGCTAAACGTGCTGATTGAATGTTGTCTTTCATCACTACGTCAATTCCTATTGCTTCAATTTTTTCTTTCAAAGCCAAGGCTAATATTTCACTTCCTGAAAACACTTTCATTAATCCCATAATATCTATATTTTACTTTTTCTTACTGACCACTAAAACTGAATACTGCAAACTAATCTTCTTCCTCAGATTCCTCAAAATCAAACTCAAAAGGCTCAATCAACATTTTATCTGCAAGAGACTCAATGCGGTCTGTCAATTCGGTAGCAAAGATGATTCGCTGCGTTTTGGCAATACTGTTGGAAATACGTACGATTTTTGTCTCGTGACGTAGTCTCAACATTGGGTCGGCATCATCAACGATAAACATTTTCAAACGGTTGACATTGTATCCTGCAGTACTTAACATGTCGCTTAATTTAGTAGGTGTACCTACCAAAACATCGACACCTCCAGAAATATAATTCTTATCGTAATCAATATCGCCTTTGTCGTGAACACCAAAAACTGTCAAATCAGTATGAGCGCCAAGTTTTTCAAATACAGATAACATTTCAACTACTTTATCTTTGTCTTGTACCACAATCAAAGCTCTTGGAGATTGCTCTCCTTCTTTTACTAATTGCTGAATAACATTCAGAGCAATAGTCGTTGTTTTCCCTGAACCAGCAGGAGCCAAAATCAAACAATCAGCCCCACTTTTGATGGTTGAAAATGTTTCTTTTTGCAAATCGTTTGCTTCAATCAATCCACAATCGATAAGTGATTGCTGTAGCCCTTCATTTAATTTTTTTAATTTCATATTTTTAGTTATAAGTTATGTGTTATGAGTTATGAGGCTAAACCTCTAACCTCTAACCCATAACTATTTTATTTACTAGCAAAAAGCTTCACGTCATTCTCTGATATTTCTGTACTTCCAAGGATAATCAAACGTTCGATTACATTTCGTAACTCTCTAATGTTTCCTGTCCAATCATATTCTTGCAATAGTTTCACGGCTTTGTCTGAGAATTTCTTCACTGCGGTTCCGTTTTCCGAAGCAATTTTGTTTGCAAAATGACTGATTAAAAGCGGAATATCTTCACGTCTGTCATTCAAAGAAGGAACTTTGATTAAAATCACCGC from Flavobacterium ovatum carries:
- a CDS encoding efflux RND transporter permease subunit; translated protein: MKKQNIFQIFKKPILFVGLLLVLAGIYSYSKMQTNLFPEVLFPRITLIADAGQQPIDRMMITVTKPLESAVKKVKGVTIVKSTTSRGNCVIDVFFDWGTNVYDAKTQLESRINEIKNFLPQGVSIATEAMNQSTFPVYGFTLESKTHSLVALKDKANLIVRPLFSQVQGISNTIVRGGKNKEFVIVPNATKMATLGITPNTIITVFNNNNYVLSNGSVENYDRLYLSLTDTRILDFDQLENTVIKNDGTRLIKLKDIAKVEVKEQVEFVVVNANGHDAVIIDLIKQPGVNLIDFANDCQSKAAEIQKQLPEGMVLKPYYDQSNFVGESVHSVIKTIYEGLFLAIIVMIFFLKSWRASLVVMITIPVTLAFTILVLYLSGISINIMSLGAIAASIGLIIDDAIVIIEQIYRKHEEDPDKDRYDVVKEAIHDLFPAMIGSSLATIVIHFPFRMMSGLAGSFFKELSDTMQLTMVTSFLVTWLLLPVIHILIGFKQPKKSHLVKEEDSKQKLRWLTWFFDKPIFSFSLIFFFIVAAWVSFSKLETGFLPDLDEGTIVLDYFMPEGTSLKETDRVLNEVEKTIIAHPDVETYSRRTGIRMSFSTVPQNFGDYSIQLKNNRSKTTVDVIDDLRKAIAAKQPVLHIGFGQRIADLLGDLMSTPSPIEVKFFGDNYEQLQHISKQAEEIIGTISGVADIDNGMRLAGPSLIFMPNQEVLTQYKISLLDFQTQLSAYTGGVTLGSNANQPVPSPAQAAMTAGIQVGQIQEGEQMRRIIMRYADMNANNLEKIKQQLIFLPDGTTRPLTFFCDVKVVKGENEQRRENLKSCVVLTARLDNRDLGSAIAEIQQKLNTQLSLPKGYSIAYGGAYAEQQQSFKELMLILFLASLLVFGVFLFLFKEWLLSVLLLFISVMGICGCIIALYLTNIPLNVSSYTGIIMIVGILAENAIFTVAQFRFNMEQNNNNIDQSINYAIALRIRPKLMTAIGAILALTPLALGLGIGAQMQQPLAIAVIGGFVVGLPMLLLVFPSLMRLLYRRQLVLIH
- a CDS encoding Cof-type HAD-IIB family hydrolase, which produces MKYKMLVLDMDDTLLNDDHIISIENKEMITKAQELGVHVVLASGRPTPAMIEYAKELNMHTSYMISYNGAVITDLSSDEVIFEQTLTQEQIHTLYDYSQKSKTHIITYLDGKVVSETHSEYIDVELNITGLQHNLVTDFKASVYKSAIKCILLEEPSYLKEVEKDLKSTMPHLSICMSKPFFLEVAQTGIDKAYSIKILAEKLNIQQSEIIAVGNAGNDLTMVEYAGLGVWVDNVTPELRDRANVIVASNNDHGVAEVIRKFILN
- a CDS encoding DUF2007 domain-containing protein — its product is MGLMKVFSGSEILALALKEKIEAIGIDVVMKDNIQSARLAGFGSYGQAVELFVQETEYGKVSPVIEEFRLSI
- a CDS encoding DEAD/DEAH box helicase, producing MKLKKLNEGLQQSLIDCGLIEANDLQKETFSTIKSGADCLILAPAGSGKTTTIALNVIQQLVKEGEQSPRALIVVQDKDKVVEMLSVFEKLGAHTDLTVFGVHDKGDIDYDKNYISGGVDVLVGTPTKLSDMLSTAGYNVNRLKMFIVDDADPMLRLRHETKIVRISNSIAKTQRIIFATELTDRIESLADKMLIEPFEFDFEESEEED